A genomic window from Nicotiana sylvestris chromosome 11, ASM39365v2, whole genome shotgun sequence includes:
- the LOC104236899 gene encoding extensin-2-like, with the protein MTSLGKLGQLPLLVTALVICFIASTVVADYSYGYASPSPSYTSKKYYKSPSPPKYSVPTPYYKSPAIAKHYYKSPSPAKYYKSPAPVKYYKSPAPTKYYKSPAPAKYYKAPTLAKYYKAPAPAKYYKSPAHSKNYYKSPTPVKYYKSPATSKNYYKSPSHAKYYKAPAPAKYYKAPAPAKYHKSPTPAKYYKSSAPSKNYYKSPAPVKYYKSPSPAKYYKSPAPSKYYKSPPPPKYYKSPVYYKSPPPPTYYEKSPSYYKSPPPPPTYYEQSPKSPPPPPKYYEQSQSSYKSPPPPPKYYGQPLSYNSPPPPPKYYEQSPINYKSPPPPYYKESTPSYKSPPPPPKYYEQSPITYDLPSLPKINEKLPSYYSPPPPTNYYKQTPAYASPPPPAKYEQSATHASPPPATYY; encoded by the coding sequence ATGACAAGCTTAGGGAAGTTGGGGCAATTGCCTTTACTTGTAACTGCTTTGGTAATTTGCTTTATAGCCAGCACTGTTGTTGCTGATTACTCTTATGGGTATGCTTCTCCCTCACCTTCTTACACCTCTAAGAAGTATTACAAATCACCATCTCCACCCAAGTACTCAGTACCTACTCCTTACTATAAGTCACCTGCTATTGCAAAGCACTATTACAAGTCACCATCTCCCGCAAAATACTACAAATCTCCAGCTCCCGTAAAATATTACAAGTCGCCAGCTCCCACAAAATACTACAAATCGCCAGCTCCCGCAAAATACTACAAGGCGCCAACTCTCGCAAAATACTACAAGGCGCCAGCTCCCGCAAAATACTACAAGTCACCAGCTCATTCAAAGAACTACTACAAGTCGCCAACTCCCGTAAAATACTACAAGTCGCCAGCAACTTCAAAGAACTACTACAAGTCGCCATCACATGCAAAATACTACAAAGCGCCAGCTCCTGCAAAATACTACAAAGCACCAGCTCCCGCAAAATACCACAAGTCGCCAACTCCCGCAAAATACTACAAGTCGTCAGCTCCTTCAAAGAACTACTACAAGTCGCCAGCTCCCGTAAAATACTACAAGTCGCCATCACCAGCAAAGTACTACAAATCGCCTGCTCCCTCTAAATATTATAAGTCTCCGCCACCACCAAAATATTACAAGTCCCCAGTTTATTATAAATCTCCACCACCACCAACTTATTATGAGAAATCACCTTCGTATTACAAGTCACCTCCACCTCCTCCAACATACTATGAGCAATCACCTAAGTCACCTCCACCCCCACCAAAATACTACGAGCAATCACAATCTTCTTACAAATCTCCTCCACCTCCACCAAAATACTATGGGCAACCATTGTCATACAACtctccaccaccaccaccaaaATACTATGAGCAATCACCAATCAATTATAAGTCTCCCCCTCCACCGTACTACAAAGAATCTACACCTTCCTACAAATCTCCTCCACCTCCACCAAAATACTACGAGCAATCACCTATAACTTACGACTTACCATCTCTGCCAAAGATCAATGAAAAATTGCCATCATACTACTCACCTCCACCACCAACGAATTACTATAAGCAAACTCCCGCCTATGCCTCACCTCCACCACCTGCAAAATACGAGCAATCTGCCACCCATGCTTCACCTCCTCCAGCAACCTACTACTAG
- the LOC104236898 gene encoding pentatricopeptide repeat-containing protein At1g05600 yields MGIRWPRVLTPKQLSQIIQSQKNPLKALQLFDEAKFKYPTYHHNGPVYGTMINILGRSGRTAEMKRVINQMKDDSCECHDSIFVSAISSYAQAGLTNEAMSLFKSLPEFNCIDWTRSLNTLLEILVEESKLESVYQLFLENSCRWEVKSRAYFLNLLMNVLCKLKRSDLALHIFQEMSYQNCYPNKESYRILMRGLCEEKRLNEATHLLYSMFWRISQKGSGEDVVVYRTLLEALCDNEEGEEAISILGKVLRKGLKAPKRCYKQIDHFRCQNGADTEDMKVLINEALIRGIVPSSDSYSAMAIDFYAEGKIDEGNKVLKEMHHRGFKPSVWIYEAKVSALCRDGQVDEAVVVIDSEMMQKNCVPNIKLYNGVIKGLCHERKSTSAVKYLERMSRQVGCAPNYETYETLVDGLCKDGKYVEASKILEQMSSNSFWPRVETLNSLIKGLCQVGDLHTAIMCLEDMISLASTPNIQVWQSLLETICCENSGIEKQLQTLL; encoded by the coding sequence ATGGGCATAAGATGGCCAAGGGTTTTAACGCCGAAGCAGCTCTCACAGATAATACAGAGCCAGAAGAACCCACTAAAAGCGCTTCAACTCTTTGACGAAGCAAAATTCAAGTATCCAACTTACCATCATAATGGTCCTGTCTATGGCACTATGATTAATATTTTAGGCAGATCAGGTAGAACAGCTGAGATGAAGAGAGTAATTAATCAGATGAAAGATGACTCATGTGAGTGTCATGACTCAATATTTGTGAGTGCCATTAGTAGTTATGCACAAGCTGGATTAACAAATGAAGCCATGTCTCTTTTTAAGTCTCTTCCGGAGTTCAATTGTATAGATTGGACAAGATCTTTGAATACTCTTTTGGAGATATTGGTAGAAGAATCTAAGCTAGAATCAGTTTATCAGTTATTCCTTGAGAACTCTTGTAGATGGGAAGTGAAGTCTCGGGCCTATttcttaaatttgttgatgaatgtTCTTTGTAAATTGAAACGGTCAGACCTTGCATTGCATATTTTCCAAGAGATGAGTTACCAGAACTGCTATCCAAACAAAGAGAGTTATAGGATCTTGATGAGGGGTCTGTGTGAAGAAAAGCGGCTCAATGAGGCTACTCATCTGTTGTACTCAATGTTCTGGAGGATATCTCAAAAGGGTAGTGGTGAAGATGTTGTTGTATATCGGACTCTATTGGAAGCATTATGCGACAATGAAGAAGGGGAGGAAGCCATTAGTATTCTCGGGAAGGTACTGCGGAAAGGACTTAAAGCTCCGAAAAGATGCTACAAGCAGATTGATCATTTTCGATGCCAAAATGGTGCAGATACAGAAGATATGAAAGTGTTGATTAATGAAGCTCTGATAAGAGGCATAGTTCCCAGTTCAGATAGCTACAGTGCAATGGCCATTGACTTTTACGCTGAAGGAAAGATTGATGAAGGTAACAAGGTTCTGAAGGAAATGCATCACAGAGGCTTCAAACCATCGGTGTGGATTTATGAAGCTAAGGTATCTGCATTGTGTCGTGATGGCCAGGTTGATGAGGCAGTTGTGGTCATTGATTCTGAGATGATGCAGAAAAACTGTGTTCCAAATATTAAGTTGTATAATGGTGTTATAAAAGGCCTATGCCATGAAAGAAAATCTACTTCAGCTGTTAAGTATTTGGAAAGGATGTCTAGGCAAGTAGGTTGCGCGCCAAACTATGAGACTTATGAAACTTTGGTAGATGGGTTATGTAAAGATGGTAAATATGTTGAAGCAAGTAAGATATTGGAGCAAATGTCAAGCAATTCCTTTTGGCCTAGAGTTGAGACTTTGAATTCTCTTATCAAAGGTCTTTGCCAAGTAGGTGATTTACACACTGCAATAATGTGTTTGGAGGACATGATCTCTCTAGCCTCGACTCCAAATATCCAGGTGTGGCAGTCATTACTAGAGACAATCTGTTGTGAAAATTCTGGCATCGAAAAGCAGCTACAGACCTTATTATAG